One Cotesia glomerata isolate CgM1 linkage group LG8, MPM_Cglom_v2.3, whole genome shotgun sequence genomic window carries:
- the LOC123270327 gene encoding uncharacterized protein LOC123270327 isoform X1: MDGEDDLTALQPAEIDEEEKESLEAKKKKVKQQISQLQELIEDVIHQLEVVKFGDLNIDHNSVAVAVPSTSEDVNIDDKLQFELFKLSGIWCSKCTDIELVYKFSPNSNYQNLNAVQLLLDDDKIKIGKWALPWGIKIEYILRETPLDKMSQTSAFLRNCKRHIDCHEQRWIQITSLRELTEEVKNIRVEGSLGNLSMYIKLLSINNSELNLKHDMIISLFYESGEARPHLIKTNWNLKNKPDENMLLEMGKFVKNFKKYDLQEAYEAIANRDHPIFKWKPNRGENSQEINLGYEYFSDEEDEVSEEDQPKKKRKQAKKRTVKKRKEAEKSQESQEKDTLVSSENDENSPIKNNSKNKGTKSTANPKTKPSAKPAVKKTAAPVLKKLVASIAKKSTKSPASKKNQVDKRQTRLSFKGVPLESSDAQESPKRQEFNQRMRETSTPKTRLSDKIPLVSLVPISISPIESESSEKSNQNLNKSKQKNESKK; encoded by the exons atggATGGAGAAGATGACCTCACTGCTCTTCAACCAGCAGAAATagatgaagaagaaaaag AATCATTGGAGGCCAagaagaaaaaagtaaaacagcAAATCTCCCAGTTGCAAGAGTTGATTGAAGATGTCATTCACCAGCTCGAAGTTGTTAAATTCGGAGACTTGAATATTGACCATAATTCTGTGGCTGTTGCTGTGCCGTCAACTAGTGAAGatgtaaatattgacgataAACTTCAGTTTGAGTTATTCAAACTGTCAGGAATCTGGTGCTCTAAGTGTACGGACATAGAGTTAGTATACAAATTTTCGCCTAACTCTAATTATCAGAACCTAAACGCGGTTCAGTTGTTGCTGGATgatgacaaaattaaaataggtAAATGGGCGCTTCCTTGGGGCATCAAGATTGAGTATATTCTAAGAGAAACTCCGCTGGATAAAATGAGTCAAACGTCTGCGTTTCTGAGAAATTGTAAGCGACATATTGATTGCCATGAGCAACGATGGATACAAATCACCAGTTTGAGG gaATTAACTgaagaagtaaaaaatatacGAGTTGAAGGATCTCTGGGAAATTTATCCATGTACATTAAACTATTATCGATAAATAAcagtgaattaaatttaaaacacgATATGATAATATCTCTTTTTTATGAATCTGGAGAAGCGAGACCTCacttaataaaaacaaattggAATTTGAAGAATAAACCTGATGAAAATATGTTACTAGAAATGggtaaatttgtaaaaaattttaaaaaatatgatctTCAAGAAGCTTATGAAGCGATTGCAAATAGAGACCATCCGATTTTTAAATGGAAGCCAAATCGCGGAGAAAATAGCCAAGAAAtt aaccTAGGATACGAATATTTTTCTGATGAAGAGGATGAAGTATCCGAGGAAGACCAGCCGAAGAAAAAACGCAAACAGGCAAAAAAGCGGACTGTTAAAAAAAGAAAGGAAGCAGAAAAAAGTCAAGAGAGTCAGGAAAAAGATACTTTAGTAAGCTCAGAGAATGATGAAAATAgtccaattaaaaataacagtaaGAATAAAGGTACAAAATCAACAGCCAATCCTAAAACTAAACCATCAGCTAAACCAGCCGTAAAAAAAACTGCTGCTCCAGTCTTGAAGAAACTGGTTGCttcaatcgcaaaaaaatCTACGAAATCTCCAGCTTCCAAGAAGAACCAAGTTGATAAACGGCAGACTCGATTGAGTTTTAAAGGAGTCCCTCTCGAATCTTCCGACGCTCAAGAATCACCTAAAAGACAAGAGTTCAACCAGCGGATGCGAGAGACCAGCACACCCAAGACCAGATTAAGCGACAAAATTCCTCTGGTTTCTCTGGTGCCTATCAGTATCAGTCCGATTGAGTCTGAATCTAGTGAAAAATCTaaccaaaatttaaataagagTAAGCAGaaaaatgaaagtaaaaaatga
- the LOC123270278 gene encoding nucleolar complex protein 2 homolog: MKIKEKKIKKVTTAKKSKKSVKSKDLGQVTTDEFFDDEFQVEDDEDVEAGHDSDSGESELDPKEHKKALKNLANTDPEFYKFLKQNDKKLLEFEDSEDENERASDQDDDNDGIHVPDGNLAGNSDESDYEETEVIKNQAQGRVQVTLKLIKKWQEDIQTDKSMQTMKCIVEAFHAALLTVADPEESKNVEYKVEGSAAFNGVVQLCVMNLPTAFKKFLKMTNESKFEAHKCKRFGKVKGILKQYLKDLLQILDNVTSTDVQLVLLKHLHQMICFTGSFSSLNKPLLRILLRFWSSGEETVRIVAYLSIIQMATSRKESILDHLFRTMYIKYVENSKFVSPNSMPGINFMRRSLAEIYMLDQNLAYNHAFLYIRQLAIHLRNALTLKKKELFQAVYNWQYINSLRFWCQIMSLSKNGSMLRSLLYPLVQIITGTIKLIPTAQYYPLRFHCCQMLINLSKETGTFIPVLPFLLDVLNTYYFNKKHQRSQMKHMSFMCLLRASKIQLKESNFKNAIVDDIYQLILEHAANESHSVYFPDLYVPCTMQMKAFLKKCKVANFCKKIKQLLDKIQENRQFVETERNKVVINLSDLNTIKNFENQLKVIQSPLSKFYESWYKLHLSQKLKFMTNNDDLGDYNLPSLKSRKRLNDSDNDHDSDLDMPVEEMNELLEKQATRKNKTKKIKISHKSNEADETANDIVKDTKVDDWD, translated from the exons atgaaaataaaagagaaaaaaattaaaaaagtaacaacAGCGAAGAAAAGTAAAAAGTCTGTGAAAAGTAAAGATCTAGGCCAGGTTACGACGGACGAATTTTTCGATGATGAGTTTCAAGTCGAGGATGACGAGGATGTCGAAGCCGGACATGATTCCGATAGTGGAGAGAGTGAGTTAGATCCTAAGGAACACAAAAAGGCTTTGAAGAACTTGGCAAATACCGATCCAGagttttacaaatttttgaagcAGAATGATAAAAAACTGCTGGAGTTTGAAGACTCTGAGGACGAGAATGAGCGAGCTTCTGATCAAGATGATGACAATGATGGTATTCATGTCCCAGATGGAAACTTAGCt gGCAACAGTGACGAGAGTGATTACGAAGAAActgaagttataaaaaatcaagctCAAGGGCGTGTTCAAGTCACTttgaagttaattaaaaaatggcagGAAGATATTCAAACcgataa gTCAATGCAAACGATGAAATGTATCGTTGAAGCTTTCCACGCAGCACTTTTGACAGTCGCTGATCCAGAAGAGTCTAAAAATGTCGAGTATAAAGTCGAGGGAAGCGCTG CTTTCAATGGAGTCGTTCAATTGTGTGTAATGAATTTACCCACggcattcaagaaatttttgaaaatgacaAATGAATCAAAATTTGAAGCTCACAAGTGCAAACGTTTCGGAAAAGTGAAAGGAATATTGAAGCaatatttaaaagatttattacAA aTCCTGGATAATGTGACGTCAACAGATGTCCAACTAGTGTTACTGAAACATTTACATCAGATGATATGTTTCACTGGTTCATTTTCGTCGTTGAATAAACCACTGCTGCGTATTTTACTTCGATTTTGGTCTAGTGGAGAAGAAACTGTCAGAATTGTTGCGTATTTGAGTATTATTCAAATGGCGACCAGCCGCAAAGAGTCTATTCTTGATCATCTTTTCAGG ACAATGTACATCAAATACgttgaaaattctaaatttgttTCACCGAATTCAATGCCAGGAATAAATTTCATGAGACGCTCGTTAGCTGAAATTTATATGCTTGATCAGAATCTAGCTTACAATCACGCATTTTTGTATATACGCCAACTTGCCATTCATTTGAGAAATGCATTGACACTTAAAAAGaag GAATTATTTCAAGCTGTTTACAACTGGCAGTACATAAACTCACTGCGATTCTGGTGTCAAATAATGTCGCTATCAAAGAATGGATCTATGCTTCGTTCGCTGTTGTACCCATTGGTGCAAATAATCACCGGAACAATAAAACTAATTCCTACCGCACAATACTATCCTTTGAGATTCCACTGCTGCcagatgttaattaatttatccaaGGAAACAGGTACTTTCATCCCTGTCTTACCGTTCCTATTAGACGTATTAAACACCTACTACTTCAACAAGAAGCACCAGAGATCTCAAATGAAGCATATGTCATTTATGTGTCTGCTAAGAGCATCCAAAATACAGTTGAAGGAAAGCAATTTCAAGAATGCTATTGTTGACGATATTTATCAACTGATACTCGAGCATGCTGCAAACGAAAGTCATTCTGTTTATTTTCCTGATTTATACGTGCCTTGTACCATGCAG atgAAAGCCTTCttgaaaaaatgtaaagtCGCTAATTTCTGCAAGAAAATCAAGCAGCTGCTAgataaaattcaagaaaacCGACAGTTCGTAGAAACAGAGCGCAATAAAGTAGTGATAAATCTGAGCGATTTAAACACcataaaaaactttgaaaatcaGCTCAAAGTGATTCAATCGCCTCTGTCGAAATTCTACGAGTCCTGGTATAAATTACACTTgtctcaaaaattgaaattcatGACCAACAACGATGATTTAGGTGATTACAATTTACCGAGCTTAAAGTCCCGTAAGAGACTCAATGACAGTGATAATGATCATGACAGTGACCTGGATATGCCGGTTGAGGAAATGAATGAGTTGTTGGAGAAGCAAGCCaccagaaaaaataaaaccaagaaaattaaaatttcccaTAAGAGTAACGAGGCTGATGAAACAGCTAATGATATTGTAAAAGACACCAAAGTTGATGATTGggactaa
- the LOC123270328 gene encoding tumor protein p63-regulated gene 1-like protein isoform X1, whose amino-acid sequence MLDHNQLDEVSSVNFEAATLRISNKEDSEKTREGSNTEEIKKDSSVLSVPYKNIDVHTFFSDRDEVVERAIKECRETLATDQNDEIIGTWLLTEISLWDTEKERVVLLTKNALYTIKYDFISLKLLEFNRVPMIEVDTIAYGELEYPKTSIAPRLNGLAEGVSSVIHCAVRQQWSSLASSSEIKFEPRKRNTFGVKIMWNKGKPLSLDKKWNPFAKRIPWVTYTSHPLYWHKSTSEEQKRFDVDDFHDALMTHFNMQCEFTKSQIIIENYLGLGAILHNRNSLGFFRVRGKVSF is encoded by the exons atgcTAGACCATAATCAACTGGACGAAGTGTCATCGGTTAATTTTGAAGCTGCTACTCTGAGAATTTCTAACAAAGAAGACAGTG AGAAAACGCGGGAAGGTTCAAACACCGAGGAAATAAAAAAGGACTCTAGTGTCCTGAGCGTACCGTACAAAAACATCGACGTccatacttttttctccgacCGGGACGAAGTTGTGGAACGTGCGATCAAAGAGTGCCGGGAAACTTTGGCTACTGATCAGAATGACGAAATAATTGGAACTTGGCTGTTGACTga GATCAGTCTCTGGGACACTGAAAAAGAGCGAGTGGTGCTGTTGACGAAAAACGCATTGTACACGATCAAGTATGACTTTATATCACTCAAGTTGCTCGAGTTCAACAGAGTACCGATGATTGAGGTGGATACAATTGCCTATGGAGAATTGGAGTACCCTAAAACTTCAATTGCTCC gCGATTGAACGGTCTTGCTGAAGGTGTGTCATCGGTGATACATTGTGCAGTGCGTCAACAATGGTCATCTTTGGCTTCGAGTtctgaaattaaatttgaaccTAG AAAAAGAAACACATTTGGTGTAAAAATAATGTGGAACAAAGGCAAACCCTTGTCTTTAGACAAAAAATGGAATCCTTTTGCCAAACGTATTCCCTGGGTAACATATACAAGTCATCCTCTCTACTGGCATAAAA GTACAAGTGAAGAACAGAAGCGGTTTGACGTTGACGATTTTCACGATGCTTTGATGACTCACTTCAATATGCAGTGCGAATTTACCAAGagtcaaataattattgaaaattacctCGGCTTAGGCGCAATTCTGCACAATCGCAACTCTTTGGGATTTTTCAGAGTGCGTGGGAAAGTCAGTTTCTAA
- the LOC123270567 gene encoding putative nuclease HARBI1 isoform X2, with amino-acid sequence MRRETFEFLINLLGPDLQKQSVHFGRHPISVEKQLLLSIWTMATPDSYRSVCDRFDVGKATAWRTVWKVVKSIYNYLPVYIKWPTREEARITSNHIYRKYGFPNVLGAIDGTHIRIAQPKEHHASYINRKGFHSIQTQLVCDHKLKIIHAYCGQAGSVHDARVFRLSNLQNCCTPEFFPDDTHLLGDKAYSIQPCIMVPYRNNGNFNQDSLRYNTIHSSARMMIERANALLKGRFRSLLDKLPFKRTDLIPYYVIACCILHNICIMRDDLIDIPILVNHEVPVMDVDIEMNNDMKVAGMEKRERLKNFINNNV; translated from the exons ATGAGGCGCGAAACTTTtgaatttcttataaatttactcGGACCCGACTTACAAAAACAATCTGTCCACTTTGGCAGACATCCTATTTCTGTCGAAAAACAGCTTCTTCTGAGTATTTGGACCATGGCAACACCAGATTCTTACAG atCAGTATGTGATCGTTTCGATGTCGGAAAAGCAACAGCTTGGAGAACTGTTTGGAAAGTAGTCAAATCAATATATAATTATCTACCTGTCTACATAAAATGGCCTACTCGTGAAGAAGCGAGGATAACATCAAATCATATATATCGAAAGTACGGATTTCCGAATGTATTGGGAGCGATCGATGGAACACACATAAGAATTGCTCAGCCCAAAGAACACCATGCCAGCTATATTAACCGCAAAGGATTTCATTCTATTCAAACTCAG cTAGTATGTGATcacaaattgaaaattattcatgcGTACTGTGGTCAAGCAGGCTCAGTCCATGACGCTCGTGTTTTCCGACTgtcaaatttacaaaattgttgCACACCAGAATTTTTTCCTGATGATACCCACTTGTTAGGAGACAAGGCTTACAGTATTCAACCTTGTATAATGGTACCTTATCGAAATAATGGTAACTTCAATCAAGATTCATTGCGATACAACACAATACATTCAAGTGCTCGTATGATGATAGAACGAGCAAACGCTTTATTAAAAGGAAGATTTCGTAGTTTGTTGGATAAACTGCCATTCAAAAGAACGGACTTAATACCATATTACGTAATTGCTTGTTGTATTTTGCACAACATTTGCATTATGAGAGATGATTTGATCGACATCCCAATACTTGTGAATCATGAAGTTCCAGTAATGGATGTAGATATTGAAATGAACAATGACATGAAAGTTGCTGGAATGGAGAAAAGAGAaaggttgaaaaattttattaataataatgtataa
- the LOC123270567 gene encoding putative nuclease HARBI1 isoform X1 gives MILAMMKISSIVLEIVQDKVSFQEPKNYVENTVFRMTDETFKSHFRMRRETFEFLINLLGPDLQKQSVHFGRHPISVEKQLLLSIWTMATPDSYRSVCDRFDVGKATAWRTVWKVVKSIYNYLPVYIKWPTREEARITSNHIYRKYGFPNVLGAIDGTHIRIAQPKEHHASYINRKGFHSIQTQLVCDHKLKIIHAYCGQAGSVHDARVFRLSNLQNCCTPEFFPDDTHLLGDKAYSIQPCIMVPYRNNGNFNQDSLRYNTIHSSARMMIERANALLKGRFRSLLDKLPFKRTDLIPYYVIACCILHNICIMRDDLIDIPILVNHEVPVMDVDIEMNNDMKVAGMEKRERLKNFINNNV, from the exons ATGATTCTAGCGATGATGAAGATTTCATCTATTGTTTTGGAAATCGTACAGGACAAGGTATCATTCCAAGAACCCAAAAATTATGTCGAAAATACGGTTTTTCGAATGACTGATGAAACTTTTAAAAGTCATTTTCG TATGAGGCGCGAAACTTTtgaatttcttataaatttactcGGACCCGACTTACAAAAACAATCTGTCCACTTTGGCAGACATCCTATTTCTGTCGAAAAACAGCTTCTTCTGAGTATTTGGACCATGGCAACACCAGATTCTTACAG atCAGTATGTGATCGTTTCGATGTCGGAAAAGCAACAGCTTGGAGAACTGTTTGGAAAGTAGTCAAATCAATATATAATTATCTACCTGTCTACATAAAATGGCCTACTCGTGAAGAAGCGAGGATAACATCAAATCATATATATCGAAAGTACGGATTTCCGAATGTATTGGGAGCGATCGATGGAACACACATAAGAATTGCTCAGCCCAAAGAACACCATGCCAGCTATATTAACCGCAAAGGATTTCATTCTATTCAAACTCAG cTAGTATGTGATcacaaattgaaaattattcatgcGTACTGTGGTCAAGCAGGCTCAGTCCATGACGCTCGTGTTTTCCGACTgtcaaatttacaaaattgttgCACACCAGAATTTTTTCCTGATGATACCCACTTGTTAGGAGACAAGGCTTACAGTATTCAACCTTGTATAATGGTACCTTATCGAAATAATGGTAACTTCAATCAAGATTCATTGCGATACAACACAATACATTCAAGTGCTCGTATGATGATAGAACGAGCAAACGCTTTATTAAAAGGAAGATTTCGTAGTTTGTTGGATAAACTGCCATTCAAAAGAACGGACTTAATACCATATTACGTAATTGCTTGTTGTATTTTGCACAACATTTGCATTATGAGAGATGATTTGATCGACATCCCAATACTTGTGAATCATGAAGTTCCAGTAATGGATGTAGATATTGAAATGAACAATGACATGAAAGTTGCTGGAATGGAGAAAAGAGAaaggttgaaaaattttattaataataatgtataa
- the LOC123270568 gene encoding trihelix transcription factor GTL1-like, translating into MPTYAQRYDSKEFEKENEFPSEAGSSGAATFSDTSSTSFDTSQTKSTAGKSFNKPKATKLSGKERNNKDDNNKGADVKNWSKNEVLLLIEIYKEYQLEFLDANITNGDVWVKIATKINETLNQQGLPPIPAEKCKTKWETLKRRYKSLKDSQKTSGNAPMTWPFYDEMEEVFGEQPWVKPLSTAGSNTTNKMDPDVISPPRKRQKTLTNYCEELLAAKKENSEIRQQHHREKIASIAQLSGALNKLVDHLTKRHGDS; encoded by the exons ATGCCGACATATGCCCAAAGGTATGATTCGAAAGAATTCgaaaaagaaaatgaatttcCGTCCGAAGCCGGCTCGTCAGGAGCTGCAACATTTTCCGATACATCTTCGACATCTTTTGATACTTCTCAGACGAAGTCAACGGCTGGAAAATCTTTTAACAAACCGAAGGCTACAAAGTTATCGGGTAAAGAAAGAAATAACAAAGATGACAATAATAAAGGTGCAG ATGTCAAGAATTGGAGCAAAAATGAAGTTTTACTTCTTATTGAGATTTATAAAGAATACCAGCTTGAATTTCTGGATGCAAATATCACCAATGGCGATGTTTGGGTCAAAATTGCGACGAAAATCAACGAAACCCTTAATCAGCAGGGTTTGCCGCCTATTCCTGCGGAAAAATGTAAAACTAAATGGGAGACGCTTAAACGTcgttataaaagtttaaaagatAGCCAGAAAACATCTGGGAATGCACCGATGACATGGCCTTTCTAcgat GAAATGGAAGAAGTATTTGGCGAGCAGCCGTGGGTAAAACCTCTGTCTACTGCTGGATCAAATACTACCAACAAAATGg ATCCTGACGTTATCAGCCCACCACGAAAGCGTCAAAAAACTTTAACTAACTACTGTGAAGAATTACTTGCAGCTAAAAAGGAAAATAGTGAAATTCGCCAACAACATCATCGTGAGAAAATTGCATCAATAGCTCAATTATCTGGTGCTCTTAATAAGCTTGTGGATCATCTAACAAAAAGACATGGAGATTCGTGA
- the LOC123270328 gene encoding tumor protein p63-regulated gene 1-like protein isoform X2, translating to MLDHNQLDEVSSVNFEAATLRISNKEDSEKTREGSNTEEIKKDSSVLSVPYKNIDVHTFFSDRDEVVERAIKECRETLATDQNDEIIGTWLLTEISLWDTEKERVVLLTKNALYTIKYDFISLKLLEFNRVPMIEVDTIAYGELEYPKTSIAPKRNTFGVKIMWNKGKPLSLDKKWNPFAKRIPWVTYTSHPLYWHKSTSEEQKRFDVDDFHDALMTHFNMQCEFTKSQIIIENYLGLGAILHNRNSLGFFRVRGKVSF from the exons atgcTAGACCATAATCAACTGGACGAAGTGTCATCGGTTAATTTTGAAGCTGCTACTCTGAGAATTTCTAACAAAGAAGACAGTG AGAAAACGCGGGAAGGTTCAAACACCGAGGAAATAAAAAAGGACTCTAGTGTCCTGAGCGTACCGTACAAAAACATCGACGTccatacttttttctccgacCGGGACGAAGTTGTGGAACGTGCGATCAAAGAGTGCCGGGAAACTTTGGCTACTGATCAGAATGACGAAATAATTGGAACTTGGCTGTTGACTga GATCAGTCTCTGGGACACTGAAAAAGAGCGAGTGGTGCTGTTGACGAAAAACGCATTGTACACGATCAAGTATGACTTTATATCACTCAAGTTGCTCGAGTTCAACAGAGTACCGATGATTGAGGTGGATACAATTGCCTATGGAGAATTGGAGTACCCTAAAACTTCAATTGCTCC AAAAAGAAACACATTTGGTGTAAAAATAATGTGGAACAAAGGCAAACCCTTGTCTTTAGACAAAAAATGGAATCCTTTTGCCAAACGTATTCCCTGGGTAACATATACAAGTCATCCTCTCTACTGGCATAAAA GTACAAGTGAAGAACAGAAGCGGTTTGACGTTGACGATTTTCACGATGCTTTGATGACTCACTTCAATATGCAGTGCGAATTTACCAAGagtcaaataattattgaaaattacctCGGCTTAGGCGCAATTCTGCACAATCGCAACTCTTTGGGATTTTTCAGAGTGCGTGGGAAAGTCAGTTTCTAA
- the LOC123270327 gene encoding uncharacterized protein LOC123270327 isoform X2, with protein MDGEDDLTALQPAEIDEEEKESLEAKKKKVKQQISQLQELIEDVIHQLEVVKFGDLNIDHNSVAVAVPSTSEDVNIDDKLQFELFKLSGIWCSKCTDIELVYKFSPNSNYQNLNAVQLLLDDDKIKIGKWALPWGIKIEYILRETPLDKMSQTSAFLRNCKRHIDCHEQRWIQITSLRELTEEVKNIRVEGSLGNLSMYIKLLSINNSELNLKHDMIISLFYESGEARPHLIKTNWNLKNKPDENMLLEMGKFVKNFKKYDLQEAYEAIANRDHPIFKWKPNRGENSQEINLGYEYFSDEEDEVSEEDQPKKKRKQAKKRTVKKRKEAEKSQESQEKDTLVSSENDENSPIKNNSKNKGTKSTAVKKTAAPVLKKLVASIAKKSTKSPASKKNQVDKRQTRLSFKGVPLESSDAQESPKRQEFNQRMRETSTPKTRLSDKIPLVSLVPISISPIESESSEKSNQNLNKSKQKNESKK; from the exons atggATGGAGAAGATGACCTCACTGCTCTTCAACCAGCAGAAATagatgaagaagaaaaag AATCATTGGAGGCCAagaagaaaaaagtaaaacagcAAATCTCCCAGTTGCAAGAGTTGATTGAAGATGTCATTCACCAGCTCGAAGTTGTTAAATTCGGAGACTTGAATATTGACCATAATTCTGTGGCTGTTGCTGTGCCGTCAACTAGTGAAGatgtaaatattgacgataAACTTCAGTTTGAGTTATTCAAACTGTCAGGAATCTGGTGCTCTAAGTGTACGGACATAGAGTTAGTATACAAATTTTCGCCTAACTCTAATTATCAGAACCTAAACGCGGTTCAGTTGTTGCTGGATgatgacaaaattaaaataggtAAATGGGCGCTTCCTTGGGGCATCAAGATTGAGTATATTCTAAGAGAAACTCCGCTGGATAAAATGAGTCAAACGTCTGCGTTTCTGAGAAATTGTAAGCGACATATTGATTGCCATGAGCAACGATGGATACAAATCACCAGTTTGAGG gaATTAACTgaagaagtaaaaaatatacGAGTTGAAGGATCTCTGGGAAATTTATCCATGTACATTAAACTATTATCGATAAATAAcagtgaattaaatttaaaacacgATATGATAATATCTCTTTTTTATGAATCTGGAGAAGCGAGACCTCacttaataaaaacaaattggAATTTGAAGAATAAACCTGATGAAAATATGTTACTAGAAATGggtaaatttgtaaaaaattttaaaaaatatgatctTCAAGAAGCTTATGAAGCGATTGCAAATAGAGACCATCCGATTTTTAAATGGAAGCCAAATCGCGGAGAAAATAGCCAAGAAAtt aaccTAGGATACGAATATTTTTCTGATGAAGAGGATGAAGTATCCGAGGAAGACCAGCCGAAGAAAAAACGCAAACAGGCAAAAAAGCGGACTGTTAAAAAAAGAAAGGAAGCAGAAAAAAGTCAAGAGAGTCAGGAAAAAGATACTTTAGTAAGCTCAGAGAATGATGAAAATAgtccaattaaaaataacagtaaGAATAAAGGTACAAAATCAA CAGCCGTAAAAAAAACTGCTGCTCCAGTCTTGAAGAAACTGGTTGCttcaatcgcaaaaaaatCTACGAAATCTCCAGCTTCCAAGAAGAACCAAGTTGATAAACGGCAGACTCGATTGAGTTTTAAAGGAGTCCCTCTCGAATCTTCCGACGCTCAAGAATCACCTAAAAGACAAGAGTTCAACCAGCGGATGCGAGAGACCAGCACACCCAAGACCAGATTAAGCGACAAAATTCCTCTGGTTTCTCTGGTGCCTATCAGTATCAGTCCGATTGAGTCTGAATCTAGTGAAAAATCTaaccaaaatttaaataagagTAAGCAGaaaaatgaaagtaaaaaatga
- the LOC123270569 gene encoding uncharacterized protein LOC123270569, with translation MSVESCFSKSIYLDPESGKQYPMWVSKETQEKIQSDKTFSLKLFNWAKTMHTNNSGNDEIFYLGEESFNILDVTKESRQINNDDNNNNDNDFDMREFISFNSTISKSTQNSNEAVQQSDCRCSTRQSKEKYSRKYNGSLALIRSYGFHYEEKNHPMKKKFFWNNIANDLISQKYNVNEKLCQTR, from the exons atgtctgTTGAATCGTGTTTCTCGAAGAGTATTTATTTGGATCCTGAGTCTGGAAAACAATATCCCATGTGGGTTTCAAAAGAAACGCAAGAAAAAATACAATCAG atAAAACCTTTTCTTTAAAACTCTTCAACTGGGCAAAAACTATGCATACCAACAATTCCGGAAacgatgaaattttttatcttggtGAAGAAAGCTTCAACATACTAGATGTAACCAAAGAATCACgtcaaattaataatgatgataataataataatgataatgatttcGATATGagagaatttatttctttcaacTCAACTATTTCAAAATCTACTCAAAATTCTAATGAAGCAGTTCAACAAAGTGATTGTCGCTGTTCTACAAGacaaagtaaagaaaaatatagcCGGAAATATAATGGTAGTTTAGCATTAATCAGGAGTTATGGATTTCactatgaagaaaaaaatcatccaatgaagaaaaaatttttttggaataacatCGCGAACGATctaataagtcaaaaatacaACGTTAATGAAAAACTCTGTCAGACTAGATGA